A section of the Bradyrhizobium oligotrophicum S58 genome encodes:
- a CDS encoding heavy metal translocating P-type ATPase, whose product MSDTEHGHGGAAAPTGGCGCGSQEGTVETGQKQPTADACCSDRAEAAPTSEASACCGGHDHAPPELVKVKDPVCGMSVDPATSKHRFELQGQTFHFCSAGCRTKFAADPAKYLEKREPPPAMPAGTIYTCPMHPEIRQEGPGTCPICGMALEPDVISLDDAPNPELADMSRRFWIGAVLSAPVVVLEMGGHLVGGHGLIDPVLSNWIQLALATPVVLWAGWPFFVRGWQSVQTRNLNMFTLIAMGTGVAYVYSVIATLAPQAFPPAFRGHGGAVAVYFEAASVITILVLLGQVLELRAREATSGAIKALLQLAPKTARRLDADGNDHEVEITELAVGDRLRVRPGEKVPVDGIILEGRSSLDESLVTGESMPVTKDEGERVIAGTLNQTGSFVMRADKVGRETLLSQIVQMVADAQRSRAPIQRLADQVAGWFVPTVIAAAITAFIAWYAFGPEPRFAFGLVAAVSVLIIACPCALGLATPMSIMVGVGRGAQAGVLIKSAEALERMEKVDTLVVDKTGTLTEGKPKVTSIVTAQGFDEAEALRLAASVERASEHPLAEAVVRHAMERNIKLAVVSGFDAPTGKGARGDVDGKAVVLGTATYLASLGIITDALGVESKRLREEGATVITMAVDGKPAALFAIADPVKASTPDALKALAADGIKVIMLTGDNRTTATAVARKIGITEVEAEVLPDQKSAVVARLRASGKVVAMAGDGVNDAPALAAADVGIAMGTGTDVAMESAGVTLLQGDLGGIARARKLSAATMRNIRQNLFFAFIYNAAGIPIAAGVLYPLFGILLSPIIAAAAMSLSSVSVVGNALRLRATRL is encoded by the coding sequence AAGCGGCGCCGACGAGCGAAGCGAGCGCATGCTGCGGCGGCCACGACCACGCCCCGCCTGAACTCGTGAAGGTGAAGGATCCCGTCTGCGGCATGTCCGTCGACCCGGCGACGTCGAAGCACCGCTTCGAGCTTCAGGGACAGACCTTCCATTTCTGCTCCGCCGGCTGCCGCACCAAGTTCGCCGCCGATCCCGCCAAATATCTGGAGAAGCGCGAGCCGCCGCCGGCGATGCCGGCGGGCACGATCTACACCTGCCCGATGCATCCCGAGATCCGGCAGGAAGGTCCTGGCACCTGCCCGATCTGCGGCATGGCGCTGGAGCCAGACGTCATCAGCCTCGACGACGCACCCAATCCCGAGCTCGCCGACATGAGCAGGCGATTCTGGATCGGCGCCGTGCTTTCCGCTCCCGTCGTCGTGCTGGAGATGGGCGGACATCTCGTCGGCGGTCACGGCCTGATCGATCCCGTGCTGTCGAACTGGATCCAGCTCGCGCTGGCAACGCCAGTCGTGCTGTGGGCGGGCTGGCCGTTCTTCGTGCGCGGCTGGCAATCGGTCCAGACCCGCAATCTCAACATGTTCACCCTGATCGCGATGGGCACGGGCGTCGCCTATGTCTACAGCGTGATCGCGACCCTGGCGCCACAGGCGTTTCCGCCCGCGTTCCGCGGTCATGGCGGCGCGGTGGCGGTGTATTTCGAGGCGGCCTCCGTCATCACCATCCTCGTGCTGCTCGGCCAGGTGCTGGAGCTGCGTGCGCGCGAGGCGACGTCGGGCGCGATCAAGGCGCTGTTGCAGCTCGCGCCGAAGACGGCGCGGCGACTCGATGCCGATGGCAACGACCATGAGGTGGAGATCACCGAGCTCGCCGTCGGCGACCGGCTGCGCGTGCGCCCCGGCGAGAAGGTGCCGGTCGACGGCATCATCCTCGAGGGCCGCTCATCGCTCGACGAGTCGCTGGTGACAGGCGAGTCGATGCCAGTCACCAAGGACGAAGGCGAGCGCGTCATCGCCGGCACGTTGAACCAGACCGGCAGCTTCGTGATGCGCGCCGACAAGGTCGGGCGCGAGACCCTGCTGTCGCAGATCGTGCAGATGGTCGCCGACGCGCAGCGCTCGCGCGCGCCGATCCAGCGCCTCGCCGACCAGGTCGCCGGTTGGTTCGTGCCGACCGTGATCGCAGCCGCGATCACGGCTTTCATCGCGTGGTACGCGTTCGGACCCGAGCCGCGCTTCGCCTTCGGCCTCGTCGCGGCCGTGAGCGTGCTGATCATCGCCTGCCCCTGCGCGCTGGGACTCGCGACCCCGATGTCGATCATGGTCGGGGTCGGCCGCGGCGCGCAGGCCGGTGTGCTGATCAAGAGCGCCGAGGCGCTGGAGCGGATGGAGAAGGTCGATACGCTGGTCGTCGACAAGACCGGCACCTTGACCGAGGGCAAGCCGAAGGTGACCAGCATCGTCACGGCTCAGGGCTTCGACGAAGCTGAGGCACTGCGGCTGGCGGCCAGCGTCGAGCGGGCCAGCGAGCATCCGCTGGCCGAGGCCGTGGTGCGTCATGCCATGGAGCGCAACATCAAGCTCGCCGTCGTGAGCGGCTTCGATGCGCCGACCGGCAAGGGCGCGCGCGGCGATGTCGATGGCAAGGCCGTCGTGCTCGGCACCGCGACCTATCTCGCCTCGCTCGGCATCATCACCGATGCGCTCGGCGTCGAGAGCAAGCGGCTGCGCGAAGAGGGTGCGACCGTGATCACGATGGCCGTCGACGGCAAGCCCGCCGCGCTGTTCGCGATCGCCGATCCGGTCAAGGCCTCCACGCCGGACGCGCTGAAGGCGCTGGCGGCCGACGGCATCAAGGTGATCATGCTGACCGGCGACAACCGCACCACGGCCACGGCGGTCGCGCGAAAAATCGGCATCACCGAGGTCGAGGCCGAGGTGCTGCCGGACCAGAAGAGCGCCGTCGTCGCGCGGCTGCGCGCCAGCGGCAAGGTGGTCGCGATGGCCGGCGACGGCGTCAACGACGCGCCGGCGCTGGCGGCCGCCGATGTCGGCATCGCCATGGGCACCGGCACCGATGTCGCGATGGAGAGCGCCGGCGTCACGCTGTTGCAAGGCGATCTCGGCGGCATCGCGCGGGCGCGAAAACTGTCAGCCGCGACTATGCGCAACATCCGCCAGAACCTGTTCTTCGCCTTCATCTACAACGCCGCCGGCATCCCGATCGCCGCGGGCGTCCTCTATCCCCTGTTCGGCATCCTGCTGTCGCCGATCATCGCCGCGGCGGCGATGTCGCTGTCGTCGGTGAGCGTCGTCGGCAACGCGCTGCGGCTGCGGGCGACCAGGCTGTGA
- a CDS encoding sulfate transporter family protein, with protein sequence MIDSAVKAISQILSPPMRSILWRSVGLALVLITVLAIGLQRLLSWLATAGEGWAEAMLGPGSHTTLDVLAWIISIAAGFGVVFGGIMLMPAITSVVASLFVDDVADLVEREHYPAERPGVALPFGIAMAEGLKAAGLTILVYLIALPFVFLAGAGFVIFFIATAWLLGREYFELAAMRFRPPAEAKAMRRDNAVTVFTAGLIIAAFVTIPIVNLATPLFGMAFMVHLHKRLSGPRPELIEPSPERRLRSL encoded by the coding sequence ATGATCGACTCCGCCGTCAAGGCGATTTCGCAGATTCTGTCGCCGCCGATGCGCTCGATCCTGTGGCGCTCGGTGGGGCTGGCGCTGGTGCTGATCACGGTGCTCGCGATCGGGCTGCAGCGGCTGCTGAGCTGGCTGGCGACGGCCGGCGAAGGCTGGGCTGAAGCCATGCTCGGACCCGGCTCGCATACGACGCTGGACGTGCTGGCCTGGATCATCTCGATCGCCGCCGGCTTCGGCGTCGTGTTCGGCGGCATCATGCTGATGCCGGCGATCACCTCGGTGGTCGCGAGTCTGTTTGTCGACGATGTCGCCGACCTGGTCGAGCGCGAGCACTATCCGGCGGAGCGACCCGGCGTCGCGCTGCCGTTCGGCATCGCCATGGCCGAGGGCCTGAAGGCGGCCGGCCTCACCATCCTGGTCTACCTGATCGCCCTGCCCTTCGTGTTCCTGGCCGGCGCCGGCTTCGTGATCTTCTTCATCGCCACCGCCTGGCTGCTCGGCCGCGAATATTTCGAGCTGGCGGCGATGCGGTTCCGGCCGCCGGCGGAAGCCAAGGCGATGCGGCGCGACAATGCCGTCACCGTGTTCACCGCGGGACTGATCATCGCGGCCTTCGTGACCATCCCGATCGTGAACCTGGCGACGCCGCTGTTCGGCATGGCCTTCATGGTCCATTTGCACAAGCGCCTATCCGGACCGCGGCCCGAGCTGATCGAGCCGTCGCCGGAGCGCCGGCTGCGCAGCCTCTAG
- a CDS encoding DHA2 family efflux MFS transporter permease subunit — MSAPAAAPQGTPGITTWLGFILMCVGMFMAILDIQVVATSLPTIQEALGISPEAMSWIQTAYLIAEIIAIPLTGLLTRVFSLRWLFVGAVSTFTLASLGCALSGSFHMLLAFRVVQGFFGGLLIPVVFSAVFLLFPARLHALATTIGGVVAVLAPTIGPVVGGFITNTWSWPWLFLINIAPGIIAATATPALLPKQRMNLLELDKLDLLALLLLAVSLASLELGLKEAPKGGWLSSNCIALLVLSASCLTLLIQRLLSSAHPILRLGSFQRRSFTLGCLSSFCLGIGLFGSVYLMPVFLAFVRGHDAFEIGKIMLVTGVAQLIAAPLVTALDGKVDARLLTAFGFVLFGFGLAASAFQPPTADYQEMFWPQVVRGVGIMFCLLPPTRIALGDLPQAEVADASGLFNLMRNLGGAIGIALIDTIIYGRVTLHAQAFRDRLMAGDTATAKAIGLAPELLRNRPRGISEEQAIAYVRPLVEKASLALCVNEAWTLLAGVALLGFVLIPFARNKAASLSPRMMALEAAQPALRRRLDQLGPRSG, encoded by the coding sequence ATGAGCGCACCGGCCGCCGCGCCGCAGGGCACGCCGGGCATCACCACCTGGCTCGGCTTCATCCTGATGTGCGTCGGCATGTTCATGGCCATCCTGGACATCCAGGTGGTGGCGACGTCGCTGCCGACCATCCAGGAGGCGCTCGGCATCTCGCCCGAGGCGATGAGCTGGATCCAGACCGCGTATCTGATCGCCGAGATCATCGCCATTCCGCTGACCGGCCTGCTGACGCGCGTGTTCAGCCTGCGCTGGCTGTTCGTCGGCGCCGTCAGCACCTTCACTTTGGCCTCGCTCGGCTGCGCGCTGAGCGGCAGCTTTCACATGCTGCTGGCGTTTCGCGTGGTGCAGGGCTTCTTCGGCGGCCTCTTGATCCCCGTGGTGTTCTCCGCGGTGTTCCTGCTGTTTCCGGCGCGGCTGCATGCCCTGGCAACCACGATCGGCGGCGTCGTCGCGGTGCTCGCGCCGACCATCGGGCCCGTCGTCGGCGGCTTCATCACCAACACCTGGTCGTGGCCGTGGCTGTTCCTCATCAACATCGCGCCCGGCATCATCGCGGCGACCGCGACGCCGGCTTTGCTGCCGAAGCAGCGCATGAACCTGCTCGAGCTCGACAAGCTCGATCTGCTGGCACTGCTGCTGCTGGCGGTGTCGCTGGCGAGCCTCGAGCTCGGGCTGAAGGAGGCGCCGAAAGGCGGCTGGCTGTCGTCGAACTGCATTGCGCTGCTGGTGCTGAGCGCGTCGTGTCTCACCTTGTTGATCCAGCGCCTGCTGTCGTCAGCGCATCCGATCCTGCGGCTCGGCAGCTTTCAGCGCCGCTCATTCACGCTCGGCTGCCTGTCGAGTTTTTGCCTCGGCATCGGGCTGTTCGGCTCGGTCTACCTGATGCCGGTGTTCCTCGCCTTCGTGCGCGGGCACGATGCGTTCGAGATCGGCAAGATCATGCTGGTGACCGGCGTGGCCCAGCTGATCGCTGCTCCCCTGGTAACGGCGCTGGACGGCAAGGTCGATGCGCGACTACTCACCGCGTTCGGCTTCGTGCTGTTCGGCTTCGGCCTGGCTGCGAGCGCGTTCCAGCCGCCGACGGCGGACTATCAGGAGATGTTCTGGCCGCAGGTGGTGCGCGGCGTCGGCATCATGTTCTGCCTGCTGCCGCCGACGCGGATCGCGCTCGGTGACCTGCCGCAGGCCGAGGTTGCCGATGCCAGCGGCCTGTTCAATCTGATGCGCAATCTCGGCGGCGCGATCGGCATCGCGCTGATCGACACCATCATCTACGGCCGCGTCACCCTGCATGCCCAGGCCTTTCGCGACCGCCTGATGGCCGGCGACACCGCGACCGCCAAGGCGATCGGGCTGGCGCCGGAGCTGCTGCGCAACCGGCCGCGCGGCATATCGGAGGAACAGGCCATCGCCTATGTCCGCCCGCTGGTGGAGAAGGCCTCGCTCGCGTTGTGCGTCAACGAGGCCTGGACGCTGCTCGCCGGCGTCGCGCTGCTCGGCTTCGTGCTCATTCCCTTCGCCCGCAACAAGGCCGCGAGCCTGTCGCCGCGGATGATGGCGCTAGAGGCTGCGCAGCCGGCGCTCCGGCGACGGCTCGATCAGCTCGGGCCGCGGTCCGGATAG
- a CDS encoding isoprenylcysteine carboxyl methyltransferase family protein, which produces MTFAAFVLALVTMQRLGELVLARHNTRRLRAMGAVEVGADHYPLMISMHAAWLVSLWLLGSDQEVDPWLLSGFVLLQGLRWWVLATLGPRWTTRIIILPGAPLVTDGPYRYISHPNYLVVTAEIALLPLALHLPLMALIFSGLNAAVLFIRIRAESEALSGVSGGQTA; this is translated from the coding sequence ATGACCTTCGCCGCCTTCGTCCTCGCCCTCGTCACCATGCAGCGGCTCGGCGAGCTCGTGCTCGCCCGCCACAACACCAGGCGCCTGCGCGCCATGGGCGCGGTGGAGGTCGGGGCGGATCACTATCCGCTGATGATCTCGATGCACGCGGCCTGGCTGGTGTCGCTGTGGCTGCTCGGCTCCGATCAGGAGGTCGACCCGTGGCTGCTGTCGGGCTTCGTGCTGCTGCAGGGCCTGCGCTGGTGGGTGCTGGCGACGCTCGGCCCGCGCTGGACGACGCGCATCATCATCCTGCCTGGCGCGCCCTTGGTGACCGATGGTCCGTATCGCTACATCTCGCATCCGAACTATCTGGTCGTCACCGCGGAGATCGCGCTGCTGCCGCTGGCGCTGCACCTGCCGCTGATGGCGCTGATCTTCTCCGGGTTGAATGCGGCGGTGCTGTTCATCCGCATCCGCGCCGAATCCGAGGCGTTGTCGGGCGTCAGTGGCGGCCAGACCGCATGA
- a CDS encoding type III polyketide synthase, giving the protein MDHTAALVSLATSVPSHQFRQNEVMEAARVVLSPRFPQFDTMASLFANTGIRQRYGVKPIEWYMERRGWPERTEAYLEGAEALFVDAANKALAQADLTAADIDTIVSVSSTGIATPTLEARVAGRMGFRSDVSRVPVFGLGCAGGVSGLSIAARLAQARPGTNVLFVTFELCTLAVRHDELSKANIVALSLFGDGAAAAILRAGDGGQTRVEATGEKLWPDTLDIMGWSVDPEGFGVIFQRTIPDFVTANMGPAVTEILGNMKLSPSEVDRFVCHPGGAKVITALERALSIGQGTLDHEREIIADYGNMSAPTVLFVLERARARGLPPRSVLTALGPGFTASCVSLRHAA; this is encoded by the coding sequence ATGGACCATACCGCCGCACTCGTGTCGCTCGCGACGTCGGTGCCCTCGCATCAGTTTCGCCAGAACGAGGTGATGGAAGCGGCGCGCGTGGTGCTGTCGCCGCGCTTTCCGCAGTTCGACACGATGGCGAGCCTGTTCGCCAACACCGGCATCCGCCAGCGCTACGGCGTCAAGCCGATCGAATGGTATATGGAGCGGCGCGGCTGGCCGGAGCGCACGGAAGCGTATCTCGAAGGCGCAGAGGCGCTGTTTGTCGATGCCGCCAACAAGGCGCTGGCGCAGGCCGATCTCACGGCCGCCGACATCGACACCATCGTCAGCGTGAGCTCGACCGGCATTGCGACGCCGACCTTGGAGGCGCGCGTCGCCGGCCGGATGGGCTTTCGCTCGGATGTCTCGCGCGTGCCGGTGTTCGGGCTCGGCTGCGCCGGCGGCGTTTCGGGCCTCTCGATTGCCGCGCGGCTGGCGCAGGCACGGCCCGGCACCAACGTGCTGTTCGTGACTTTCGAACTCTGCACCCTCGCCGTGCGCCATGACGAGCTGAGCAAGGCCAACATCGTCGCGCTCAGCCTGTTCGGCGATGGCGCCGCAGCCGCGATCCTGCGCGCCGGTGACGGCGGCCAGACGCGCGTCGAGGCGACCGGCGAGAAGCTGTGGCCGGATACGCTGGATATCATGGGCTGGAGCGTCGATCCCGAAGGGTTTGGGGTGATCTTCCAGCGCACCATTCCGGACTTCGTCACCGCGAACATGGGCCCGGCGGTCACCGAGATCCTCGGCAACATGAAGCTCTCGCCATCGGAGGTCGATCGCTTCGTCTGCCATCCCGGCGGCGCCAAGGTGATCACGGCGCTGGAGCGCGCGCTGTCGATCGGCCAGGGCACGCTGGATCATGAGCGCGAGATCATCGCCGACTACGGCAACATGTCCGCGCCGACGGTGCTGTTCGTGCTGGAGCGCGCCCGCGCGCGGGGCTTGCCGCCGCGCTCGGTGCTGACAGCGCTCGGACCAGGTTTCACCGCAAGCTGTGTTTCACTGAGGCACGCCGCATGA
- the nth gene encoding endonuclease III: protein MAKITRPQRAKPVPVRSPSKKPAKAGSGAAPKSAPKSASKTPLKKAPKTSPAAKSKAAPAKPVKKALKAAKPWTPAEIREAFSRFAASNPEPRGELEHLNPYTLLVAVVLSAQATDAGVNKATRPLFKVADTPQKMIALGEETLREYIKTIGLYRTKAKNVIALSQKLITEFGGEVPRTRGELESLPGAGRKTANVVLNMAFGEHTMAVDTHVFRVGNRTGLAPGKTPLEVELGLEKVIPAEFMLHAHHWLILHGRYTCLARKPRCELCLIKDLCRWPEKTA, encoded by the coding sequence ATGGCCAAAATCACCCGCCCCCAACGCGCCAAGCCGGTACCGGTTCGCAGCCCCTCCAAAAAGCCTGCCAAAGCCGGGTCGGGAGCAGCTCCCAAGTCCGCTCCCAAGTCGGCGTCCAAGACGCCTCTGAAAAAGGCTCCCAAGACGAGCCCGGCGGCGAAGTCGAAGGCGGCCCCGGCCAAGCCGGTCAAGAAAGCGTTGAAGGCGGCGAAGCCCTGGACACCTGCCGAGATCCGCGAGGCCTTCAGCCGTTTCGCGGCGTCGAACCCGGAGCCCAGGGGCGAGCTCGAGCACCTCAATCCCTACACCTTGCTGGTCGCCGTGGTGCTGTCGGCCCAGGCGACCGACGCCGGTGTCAACAAGGCGACACGGCCACTGTTTAAGGTCGCCGACACGCCGCAGAAGATGATCGCGCTCGGCGAGGAGACCTTGCGCGAGTACATCAAGACCATCGGCCTGTACCGCACCAAGGCCAAGAACGTGATTGCGCTGTCGCAGAAGCTCATCACGGAGTTCGGCGGCGAGGTGCCGCGCACGCGCGGGGAGCTGGAATCGCTGCCCGGCGCCGGACGCAAGACCGCGAATGTCGTGCTCAACATGGCGTTCGGCGAGCACACGATGGCGGTCGACACCCATGTGTTCCGCGTCGGCAACCGCACGGGGCTGGCGCCCGGCAAGACACCGCTCGAGGTCGAGCTCGGGCTGGAAAAGGTGATCCCCGCCGAGTTCATGCTGCATGCCCACCACTGGCTGATCCTGCACGGCCGCTACACCTGTCTGGCGCGCAAGCCGCGCTGCGAGCTGTGCCTGATCAAGGACCTCTGCCGCTGGCCTGAGAAGACCGCCTGA
- a CDS encoding DUF2244 domain-containing protein has protein sequence MMPGNAFAYQETGNEAADPELFAARLTPHRSLSRTGFMVLMAVVCAISFVGGLASLLMGAWPVLGFFGLDALAIYWAFKVNFRRARAYEEVSVTLTELRLRRVSHKGHVMEWRFNPLWVKLDTVSHEEFGIENLYLVARGQRVAIASFLGPEEKASFAKALTAGLQAAKRGPVLNPL, from the coding sequence ATGATGCCAGGCAATGCTTTTGCGTATCAGGAGACCGGCAACGAGGCCGCTGATCCCGAGCTGTTCGCAGCCCGGCTGACGCCGCATCGCTCGCTCAGCCGGACCGGCTTCATGGTGCTGATGGCCGTCGTCTGCGCCATCAGCTTCGTCGGCGGCCTCGCCTCGCTGCTGATGGGCGCCTGGCCGGTGCTCGGCTTCTTCGGCCTCGATGCGCTGGCGATCTACTGGGCCTTCAAGGTCAATTTCCGCCGCGCCCGCGCCTATGAGGAGGTCTCGGTCACCCTGACCGAGTTGCGGCTTCGCCGGGTGAGCCACAAGGGCCACGTCATGGAATGGCGCTTCAACCCGCTGTGGGTGAAGCTCGATACGGTCAGCCACGAAGAGTTCGGCATCGAGAACCTCTACCTCGTCGCCCGCGGCCAGCGCGTGGCGATCGCGAGCTTCCTCGGTCCGGAGGAAAAGGCGAGTTTTGCGAAGGCGCTGACGGCAGGCCTGCAGGCCGCGAAACGCGGGCCGGTGCTGAATCCGCTGTAG
- a CDS encoding methylated-DNA--[protein]-cysteine S-methyltransferase, translating to MMTLAIHDSALAKPGPQQSAALRDYDAVRRAIAFISEHWRRQPAIEDMADAASLTPDELHHLFRRWAGLTPKAFMQALTLDHAKGLLKGSASVLDAALDSGLSGPGRLHDLFVTHEAMSPGEWKTGGAGTTLRYGFHPCPFGIALVMATPRGLAGLAFADPGEEASALADMKSRWPRAAYVEDVAGTAALAQRIFDKNLWRPDQPLRVVLIGTDFEVRVWESLLKIPMGRAVCYSDIATRLESPKASRAVGAAVGKNPISFVVPCHRALGKSGALTGYHWGLTRKQAMIGWEAGQVGMG from the coding sequence ATGATGACCCTCGCCATTCACGATTCCGCCCTGGCCAAGCCGGGCCCGCAACAATCCGCCGCGCTGCGCGACTACGACGCCGTGCGCCGCGCGATCGCGTTCATTTCCGAGCACTGGCGCCGGCAGCCGGCCATCGAGGACATGGCCGACGCCGCCAGCCTGACGCCCGACGAGCTGCACCATCTGTTCCGGCGCTGGGCCGGGCTGACGCCGAAGGCGTTCATGCAGGCGCTGACGCTCGACCACGCCAAGGGCCTGCTGAAGGGCTCGGCCAGCGTGCTCGACGCCGCCCTCGACTCCGGCCTGTCGGGCCCCGGCCGGCTGCACGATTTGTTCGTCACGCATGAAGCGATGTCGCCCGGCGAATGGAAGACCGGCGGCGCCGGCACCACCCTGCGCTACGGCTTCCACCCCTGCCCGTTCGGCATCGCCCTGGTCATGGCCACCCCCCGCGGCCTCGCCGGCCTCGCCTTCGCCGACCCCGGCGAGGAAGCCTCCGCGCTCGCCGACATGAAGAGCCGCTGGCCCCGCGCCGCCTATGTCGAGGACGTCGCCGGCACCGCCGCGCTGGCGCAACGCATCTTCGACAAGAATTTGTGGCGCCCGGACCAGCCGCTGCGCGTCGTGCTGATCGGCACCGATTTCGAGGTCCGCGTCTGGGAGTCCCTGCTCAAGATCCCCATGGGCCGAGCCGTCTGCTACTCCGACATCGCGACACGGCTGGAGTCACCGAAGGCTTCACGCGCAGTCGGCGCCGCCGTCGGCAAGAACCCGATCTCGTTCGTGGTCCCCTGCCACCGCGCGCTGGGCAAGAGCGGCGCGCTGACGGGTTACCATTGGGGGCTCACGCGTAAGCAAGCGATGATCGGGTGGGAGGCTGGGCAGGTGGGGATGGGGTAG